CCATCTGCGCGACCTCCAGCATGGAGGCGCGCGTCATGCGCGCGTAGACCGCCATATAGAACAGCGCCAGCGTCAGCGCCGGCAGGACCAGGTGCTTGGCGATATCCCAGGCCAGGGCCATGCCGTGCAGGTCCGCGCCGACGGTGAAATAGCCGAAGCCGGGCAATACGCCGAGTTTGACGGTGAATAGCAGCACCGCCATCATGGCCAGCCAGTAGAGCGGGGTGGCGTAGAACACCAGCGAGACCACGGTAACCAGGCTGTCCACCCAGCTGCCGGCGCGGCGGCTGGCTAGCGCGCCCGCCATTACGCCGAGTATCAGCGACAGCACGAAGGCGCTGCCGGTCAGCAGCAGCGTGGCCGGCAGGCGATCGACGATCAGGTCTATCACGGGCTGCTGCTGGCGGTACGAATAGCCCAGGTCCAGGTGCACGACGTGTTGCAGGTACTTGAAGAGCTGCGTGCCCAAGGGCTGGTCCAGGCCGAACTGCCCACGCAATTGCGCGACGAATTGCGCGTCGGAGGCCCCGGCTTCGCCGGCCATGACCGCCACCGGATCGCCCGGGGCGGCGCGTATCAGCAGGAAGTTGACGGTGGCGATCAGCATCAGGGCCACCAGGCCCTGTGCCAGCCGGGTCAGCATGAATTGCAGGCGTCTCATCGCTCTCGGATCAACCGATCCAGGCTCGGCTGAGGCTATCGTTCAAGCCGATGGCGGAACTGACCGGGTCATGCACCTTGGTGCGGTACAGGGTGGGGAACTCGATCTCGTGCAGCCAGGCCACCGGTACGTCCTGCAGCAGGATTTTCTGCACTTGCAGATAGATGTCGGCCCGCTGTTTCGGGTCCACGGCGCGCGCGCCGCTGGCGAACAGTTCGTCCACCTTGGGGTTGCTATAGCCCTCGACGTTGTTGAAGGGCGAGCCCTTGGCGATGGTGCTGCTGGTGTAGTTGCGGGCCACGCCCAGGGCCGGGTCGCCGTACTGGTACACGTAGGTGAACGCGATGTCGTAATCCCATTCGTTCAGGCGCTGATTCCAGCCGGCGACATCGGAGGGCGTCAGGTCGATCTTGATGCCCGCCTGCATCAGGTTCTGCCGCACGATCTCCGCCTGGCGCTGCCAGGTCTCGCCATAGGGCAGGGGCAGCAGGCGCAGCGTTTCGCCCTTGTAGCCGGATTCCGCCAGCAGCTGCTTGGCCTTGTTCAGGTCGTGCGGATACTTGGCCACATCGTCGCTGTAGTACTTGATGTGGCTGTTGAAGGGACCGGTGGCGACCTTCGCGTAGCCCTGGTAGGCGATCTTGGTCATGGCGTCGCGATTGATCGCGTACATGACGGCCTGCCGGAACTTGACGTTGTCCATCGGCGCCTTGCGGTTGTTCAGCCACAGCCAGGATTGCGGGGCAAAGAACTCCCAGCCCTTGGTCGTCACGGCGGTGCCGGGCAGCTTGGCCAGCCGCGCCACGTCGAAGAACTCCACGGCGCCACCCGGCACGATGTCCACCTTGCCGGACTCAAAGGCCGCCGCGCGCGAGGCGGCGTCGGGGATGACATGGAAATAGACGTTATCGACCAGGGGCACGTCCTTGACGTGGTACTTGTCGTTCGCCACCAGATGAATGTACGAACCCTTCACCCATTCCTTGAATTTGAAGGGACCCGTGCCGATGGGCGTGTTGTTGGCCGGGTTGGCGAGGAAGTCCGTGCCTTCGTAGATATGCTTGGGCACCATGGGCATGGAGCCGTTTTCGAACAGCCCCAGGAAAGGCCCGAAGGGGTACTTCAGCTTGAATTGGACGGTCAGCGGGTCCAGTGCCTTGATGGTGTCGACGGCATCCAGGTTGCCGCGCAGCCGCGCGTGCGTCTTGCGCAGGAAGACATCGGCCGAGAACACCACGTCATCGGCGGTGAAGGGCTTGCCGTCATGCCAGCTCACGTCGGGCTTGAGCTTGAAGGTATAGGTCAGGCCGTCGTCGCTCATGGTCCAGGACGTGGCCAGCTGCGGATGCGGATCCAGCTTCTCGTCGTAACGCAGCAGGCCTTCGTAGATATTGCCGGCCACCATCTGGGCGGGGCCGTTCTGGATGATGCCGAGCATCAGCCCGGGCGGCTCGGGCTGCACGATGACATTAAGGGTGCCACCCTTTTTGGCTTGCGCCAGCGCGGACAACGGTACCCCGGCGATGGAGATGCCCAGGCCTGCTGCGCCCAGCTTCATTAGCTCACGACGATTCATGACTGGCGGATCCTTCTGGATGGTCGGAATGGAGATGGCGCGCCCGACAACCGGGCGCTCGGGTAGGCGGTTCAGTCGCGATAGGACGCGCTGGTCGGCGGTTCCAGGCGTTGCAGCATCGCGCGCCATTCGCGCGCGTTCGGATCGGGGCGCCCCGGCAGGCGGTTGCTGTCGCCGCTTTCGTACTGCCGGGCGGTGCGTTCGGCAATTTCCTCGGAGACCGGATGTATGGCCTGGCCGGTGGCCTGTATGGCCATTTGCACGCGGCACGCGCGTTCCAGATTCAAATGAAGGATGAAGGCCTCGGCCACGGTGGAGCCCAGGGTCATCAAGCCGTGATTGCGCAGGATCATGGCGCGCGAGGTGGGCCCAAGATCCTCGATCAGTCGTTGGCGCTCGCCGTGATCGAGCGCGATGCCTTCGTACTCGTGGTAGACGACCCGGTTGTGGAACTGCAGCGCCCACTGGTTGCAGGGCTGCAGGCCGCAGGCCAGCGAGGACACCCCGACACCCGCGACGGTATGGGTATGCAGGACGCAGGTGGCATCATGGCGCGCCATATGCACGGCGCTATGGATCGTGAAGCCGGCGGGATTCACATCATGGCCGTTCGGCTCGACGATGCGGCCTTCCAGGTCGATCTTGACCAGCGAGGACGCCGTGATGTCGCGGAACAGCATGCCGAAGGGATTGATCAGGAACTGATCTTCCGTACCCGGCACGCGCGCCGAGATATGCGTATAGATGCTGTCGTCCATGCCGTAGTGGGCGACCAGCCGGTAGGCGGCCGCCAGGTCGACACGCATCTGGCGCTCTGCGTCGGACATGGAAGGCTGTCGCTGCTGCAGGGTTTGCACGGCCATGAGTGACCCTCGATCGGTGGTGGGCCCGGTCACGTGGCGGCCGGGATGCGCTGCACAACTGTCGTCTGTCGACAGCTTGCAGCGCTTGCGCAGTGCGGCAAAGAGGGATAACCCGCAGGATCAGGGTTATTGCTGAGGAGCTGACCCGGGAACATCCGCACGGGCCGGCAGGCCTGCGGGGGCGCCCTCGGGGTCGGCCTCGGGCTAGCGTCCCAGCTGGCGCGTCAGGCCCAGGAACCGTTCGGCCAGCAGCATCAGGACCAGCGTCGACAGGACGATGACCCCTGACGCCGACGCCACTCGCACGTCCAGGTTCGACGAGATCTGCTGCCACAGGTGTATCGGCAGCACTTCGGTCCGCTCGTCGGCCAGGAAGAGGGACACCGGCACGTTGTCGAACGAAGACATGAACGCGAGGAAAGCGCCGGCGCCCACGCCCTTGGCGATCAGCGGCAGGGTGACCTTGCGGAAGGTGCGACTATGGCTGGCTCCCAGGCTGCGTGAGGCGTCGCGCAGGACGGGGTCCACTTGTGACAGGGCGGCCAGGGTGGTGCGTATCACGAAAGGCACGCACACCACCGTGTGGCCCAGCACCAGCAGGGCCATATTCGGCCGCAGGCCGACGCCGTAGATGAAAACCAGCGCCGCGAAGCCGAACGCGAGGGCTGGCAGGACCAGGGGCGACATGAACAGCGTGTCGGCCGCCCGGGTCCAGCGGGATTTCGCCGCGGACAGGCCCAGCGCGGCCGCCGTGCCGAGGATCGCCGACAGCAGCATCGTCCAGAAGGCCAGCACCAGGCTGTTCCAGGCCGCCTGCCGCATCTGGTCCGCGTCCAGCAGCTCCCGGTACCAGCGCAGCGAATAGCCTTGCGGCGGGAACTGCAGCGATTCCGACGAAGTGAACGAGGTCGCCAGGATGACGAGCGTGGGCAGCACGAGCACGATCAATGCCAGGCCGGTCATCGTGCCGAACACCAGGCGCACGGAGTCGATCCTTCGCCCGAAGACGGGCGCGGGGCTAGGCATGAACGCGACTCCTCGTGAGATTCCCGATCTTGCCGGCGATGGCGATGACGGCCAGCACCGCGACCATGAAGACGATCGAAATGGCGGCGGCGTAGGGCCAGTTGTTCGCGCCCATGGCCTCCTGGTAGATCCGCAGCGGCATATACACCAGCCGGGCGCCCCCTATCAGCGTCTGCGTGACGAATGCCGTCACGGACGCGGCATAGGTCAGGATGCAGCCCGCCAGGATGCCGGGGGCCGCCAGTGGAACGACGACTCGCCGCAAGGTGCGCCAGGGCCCCGCGCCCAGTGCCTGGGAGGCGTCCAGCAGATTGGGATCCAGCTTCGACAGCACCGTCATGATGGGCAGCACCATCAGCGGCATCTGGACCTGGGCCAGGACGATGATCACGCCCGTTTCGGTGAACAGGAGGTTGACCGGGTCGTCGGCCATGCCCAGCCACTGGAGCAACTGATTGACGATGCCGTGCCGGCCCAGGATGACGATCCACGCGAACGTCCGGACGACCACGCTGGTCAGGATGGGCAGCACGATCAGCAGCGTCAGCGCGCTTTGCCAGCCGCCCCGTGCGCGCGCCGCCATCCAGGCCACTGGAAAGCCGAACAGCAGGCACACCGCGGTCACCTTGGCACCCAGCAGCAGGGTCTGCGCCAGGATGCGATCGTTGAAGCCGTCGGCGAAGAAGTCCTGGTAATGCGCGAGCGATATGCGCCCCAGCGAAAACCCCTGCGCCTCGGTCCCGGCCTGCAAGGACAGAGCCAGCAGGACGAAGAGCGGCGCGAGGAAGCAGACGACGAACAGCGCCGCGAGCGGCAAGGCCAGGCGGCTTTCCGGAATGCGCATGA
This genomic interval from Bordetella genomosp. 8 contains the following:
- a CDS encoding ABC transporter permease, whose amino-acid sequence is MPSPAPVFGRRIDSVRLVFGTMTGLALIVLVLPTLVILATSFTSSESLQFPPQGYSLRWYRELLDADQMRQAAWNSLVLAFWTMLLSAILGTAAALGLSAAKSRWTRAADTLFMSPLVLPALAFGFAALVFIYGVGLRPNMALLVLGHTVVCVPFVIRTTLAALSQVDPVLRDASRSLGASHSRTFRKVTLPLIAKGVGAGAFLAFMSSFDNVPVSLFLADERTEVLPIHLWQQISSNLDVRVASASGVIVLSTLVLMLLAERFLGLTRQLGR
- a CDS encoding ABC transporter permease, yielding MRRLQFMLTRLAQGLVALMLIATVNFLLIRAAPGDPVAVMAGEAGASDAQFVAQLRGQFGLDQPLGTQLFKYLQHVVHLDLGYSYRQQQPVIDLIVDRLPATLLLTGSAFVLSLILGVMAGALASRRAGSWVDSLVTVVSLVFYATPLYWLAMMAVLLFTVKLGVLPGFGYFTVGADLHGMALAWDIAKHLVLPALTLALFYMAVYARMTRASMLEVAQMDFVKTARAKGVRPGRIQRAHILRNALLPVVTLAGIQAGGLIGGAVLTETVFAWPGIGRLMFDALMQRDYNLLLGCFLVAAAMAVLFNLITDFVYTLVDPRIELT
- a CDS encoding ABC transporter substrate-binding protein, whose protein sequence is MNRRELMKLGAAGLGISIAGVPLSALAQAKKGGTLNVIVQPEPPGLMLGIIQNGPAQMVAGNIYEGLLRYDEKLDPHPQLATSWTMSDDGLTYTFKLKPDVSWHDGKPFTADDVVFSADVFLRKTHARLRGNLDAVDTIKALDPLTVQFKLKYPFGPFLGLFENGSMPMVPKHIYEGTDFLANPANNTPIGTGPFKFKEWVKGSYIHLVANDKYHVKDVPLVDNVYFHVIPDAASRAAAFESGKVDIVPGGAVEFFDVARLAKLPGTAVTTKGWEFFAPQSWLWLNNRKAPMDNVKFRQAVMYAINRDAMTKIAYQGYAKVATGPFNSHIKYYSDDVAKYPHDLNKAKQLLAESGYKGETLRLLPLPYGETWQRQAEIVRQNLMQAGIKIDLTPSDVAGWNQRLNEWDYDIAFTYVYQYGDPALGVARNYTSSTIAKGSPFNNVEGYSNPKVDELFASGARAVDPKQRADIYLQVQKILLQDVPVAWLHEIEFPTLYRTKVHDPVSSAIGLNDSLSRAWIG
- a CDS encoding class II aldolase/adducin family protein; translation: MAVQTLQQRQPSMSDAERQMRVDLAAAYRLVAHYGMDDSIYTHISARVPGTEDQFLINPFGMLFRDITASSLVKIDLEGRIVEPNGHDVNPAGFTIHSAVHMARHDATCVLHTHTVAGVGVSSLACGLQPCNQWALQFHNRVVYHEYEGIALDHGERQRLIEDLGPTSRAMILRNHGLMTLGSTVAEAFILHLNLERACRVQMAIQATGQAIHPVSEEIAERTARQYESGDSNRLPGRPDPNAREWRAMLQRLEPPTSASYRD
- a CDS encoding ABC transporter permease; translation: MRIPESRLALPLAALFVVCFLAPLFVLLALSLQAGTEAQGFSLGRISLAHYQDFFADGFNDRILAQTLLLGAKVTAVCLLFGFPVAWMAARARGGWQSALTLLIVLPILTSVVVRTFAWIVILGRHGIVNQLLQWLGMADDPVNLLFTETGVIIVLAQVQMPLMVLPIMTVLSKLDPNLLDASQALGAGPWRTLRRVVVPLAAPGILAGCILTYAASVTAFVTQTLIGGARLVYMPLRIYQEAMGANNWPYAAAISIVFMVAVLAVIAIAGKIGNLTRSRVHA